A section of the Echeneis naucrates chromosome 12, fEcheNa1.1, whole genome shotgun sequence genome encodes:
- the nedd4l gene encoding E3 ubiquitin-protein ligase NEDD4-like isoform X3, with the protein MATNFEPIYGLSEDEHETRVLRVKVIAGIDLAKKDIIGASDPYVKLSLYVADENRELALVQTKTIKKTLNPKWNEEFYFRVCPQNHRLLFEVFDENRLTRDDFLGQVDVPLSHLPTEDPAMERPYTFKDFLLRPRSHKSRVKGYLRLKMAYLPKQGGHEEEAGEMREEAEGWDESADSGSQRPQQLLPPLPPGWEEKVDNLGRTYYVNHNNRTTQWKRPSNMDVISETESDNQQRQIHQEAHRVFRSRRHISEDLENEHLEPRDIDNSWELITEEDQNDSLSQSLPGPSSILTPHHPPTPVTQDFSEDLNLRLSLTPDTNGEVPGPSSALSQLSNRLRSSSMTDGVSDQAQAPPLTQSSQTRRTRAQTVSGGEEPMSPSATAYTLTTPGLPPGWEERKDTKGRTYYVNHNNRTTTWTRPIVQLTEDGASTSAAATSGGASVLVPAPTPSSSSTASNNHLHEPQVRRPRSLSSPTVTLSTPLEGANNIQVRRAVKDTFSNPQSPQPSPYSSPKSQHKTQQSFLPPGWEMRIAPNGRPFFIDHNSRTTTWEDPRLKYPVHMRNKNSMEPGDLGPLPPGWEERVHTDGRTFYIDHNTKNTQWEDPRLQSPAITGPAVPYSREFKQKYDYFRKKLKKPADIPNRFEMKLHRNNIFEESYRRIMSLKRPDVLKARLWIEFESEKGLDYGGVAREWFFLLSKEMFNPYYGLFEYSATDNYTLQINPNSGLCNEDHLSYFKFIGRVAGMAVFHGKLLDGFFIRPFYKMMLGKQISLNDMESVDSEYYNSLKWILENDPTELDLRFCIDEDNFGQTYQVDLKPSGSDMVVTNENKKEYIDLVIQWRFVNRVQKQMNAFLEGFTELILIDLIKIFDENELELLMCGLGDVDVNDWRQHTVYKNGYCPNHPVIQWFWKVVLLMDAEKRIRLLQFVTGTSRVPMNGFAELYGSNGPQLFTIEQWGTPDKLPRAHTCFNRLDLPTYESFEDLREKLLMAVENAQGFEGVD; encoded by the exons ACCAGAGATGATTTCCTGGGGCAGGTCGATGTTCCTCTCAGTCATTTGCCG ACCGAGGATCCTGCAATGGAGCGTCCTTACACGTTTAAAGACTTCCTGTTGCGGCCCAGAAG TCACAAATCCAGGGTGAAGGGCTACCTACGGCTGAAGATGGCCTATCTGCCCAAACAAGGAGGacatgaggaggaggctggagagatgagagaggaggCTGAG GGATGGGATGAGTCTGCAGACTCAGGCTCCCAGCGACCACAGCAACTGCTGCCTCCGTTGCCCCCAGGGTGGGAAGAGAAGGTGGACAATCTGGGACGCACCTATTATGTCAACCACAACAACCGCACTACACAGTGGAAACGGCCTTCAAACAT GGATGTGATTTCAGAGACTGAAAGTGACAATCAACAGCGGCAGATCCACCAGGAAGCTCACCGTGTGTTCCGCTCAAGACGCCATATTAGTGAAGACCTAGAGAATGAGCACCTCGAGCCAAGGGACATAGACAAT TCCTGGGAGCTCATCACAGAAGAGGATCAGAACGACAGCTTGTCCCAGTCTCTGCCCGGCCCTTCTTCCATCTTGACTCCACACCACCCACCGACACCTGTCACCCAGGACTTTTCTGAAGATTTAAATTTGAGGCTGTCGCTCACTCCTGATACCAACGGTGAAGTGCCAGGGCCTAGTTCTGCGCTG agCCAGTTGTCAAACAGACTTCGTTCTTCCAGTATGACTGATGGCGTCAGTGATCAGGCCCAGGCACCCCCTCTTACG CAGAGTTCCCAGACCAGACGAACGAGAGCTCAAACAGTCTCAGGTGGTGAGGAACCTATG TCTCCCTCTGCGACTGCTTACACCTTGACCACACCTGGCCTGCCCCCTggatgggaggagaggaaggacaCCAAGGGACGAACTTATTACGTCAACCATAACAACCGCACCACAACCTGGACTAGGCCAATTGTGCAG CTGACTGAAGATGGAGCCAgcacctcagcagcagcaacatcaggAGGAGCCTCGGTCCTGGTACCTGCACctaccccctcctcctcttccactgcCTCGAACAACCACCTCCATGAGCCCCAAGTTCGACGACCTCGTAGCCTCAGTTCCCCTACTGTCACCCTTTCCACCCCCCTGGAG GGAGCTAATAATATCCAGGTACGGAGGGCTGTGAAGGACACGTTCTCCAACCCCCAGTCTCCCCAGCCGTCCCCCTACAGTTCCCCTAAATCGCAGCACAAGACACAGCAGAGCTTCCTTCCTCCAGGCTGGGAGATGAGGATAGCTCCCAATGGACGGCCTTTCTTCATCGACCACAACAGTAGAACAACCACCTGG GAGGATCCCAGGTTGAAGTATCCAGTCCATATGAGAAATAAGAACTCCATGGAGCCTGGTGATCTTGGCCCTCTTCCT CCTGGATGGGAAGAGAGGGTTCACACAGACGGACGCACCTTCTACATTGACCACA ATACAAAGAACACGCAGTGGGAGGATCCTCGTTTGCAGAGCCCAGCCATCACAGGACCT GCTGTTCCGTACTCCAGAGAGTTCAAGCAGAAATATGACTACTTCAGGAAGAAATTAAAGAAGCCT GCTGACATCCCCAACCGATTTGAGATGAAGCTGCACAGGAACAACATCTTTGAAGAGTCGTACCGTCGGATCATGTCCCTGAAGAGGCCTGATGTTCTGAAGGCACGGCTGTGGATTGAGTTTGAGTCAGAGAAAGGATTGGACTATGGTGGTGTGGCCAGAGAATGGTTCTTCCTCTTATCTAAGGAGATGTTCAATCCTTACTACGGGCTGTTCGAATATTCAGCCAC ggACAACTACACTCTCCAAATCAATCCCAACTCTGGCTTGTGCAATGAGGATCACCTCTCCTATTTCAAGTTCATTGGGCGTGTGGCAGGAATGGCTGTGTTCCATGGAAAACTACTAGATG GTTTTTTCATCCGCCCTTTCTATAAGATGATGCTGGGAAAACAGATCTCTCTCAACGACATGGAGTCTGTG GACAGTGAATATTACAACTCTCTTAAGTGGATCCTGGAGAATGATCCCACTGAGCTGGACCTGAGGTTTTGTATTGATGAGGACAACTTTGGACAG acATACCAGGTGGACCTGAAGCCAAGTGGCTCTGACATGGTTGTcaccaatgaaaacaaaaaggaatacATAGA CCTCGTCATCCAGTGGAGGTTTGTCAATCGGGTCCAGAAGCAGATGAATGCCTTCTTGGAG GGATTCACTGAGCTCATTCTCATCGATCTCATCAAGATCTTTGATGAAAATGAACTGGAG TTGCTCATGTGTGGTCTGGGTGATGTCGACGTTAACGACTGGAGACAACACACTGTTTACAAGAATGGCTACTGTCCCAACCATCCTGTCATACAGTGGTTCTGGAAG GTCGTCCTTCTGATGGATGCTGAAAAGAGAATCCGCCTCCTCCAGTTTGTTACTGGAACGTCACGAGTGCCGATGAATGGCTTTGCTGAGCTTTATG gTTCTAATGGTCCTCAGTTGTTCACAATTGAGCAGTGGGGGACACCAGATAAGTTGCCAAGAGCTCACACATG TTTCAACCGCTTGGATCTGCCAACCTACGAATCATTTGAGGACCTGAGAGAGAAACTCCTCATGGCCGTGGAGAACGCTCAGGGCTTTGAGGGGGTCGACTAA
- the nedd4l gene encoding E3 ubiquitin-protein ligase NEDD4-like isoform X2: MATNFEPIYGLSEDEHETRVLRVKVIAGIDLAKKDIIGASDPYVKLSLYVADENRELALVQTKTIKKTLNPKWNEEFYFRVCPQNHRLLFEVFDENRLATSKNGLFHLGQTRDDFLGQVDVPLSHLPTEDPAMERPYTFKDFLLRPRSHKSRVKGYLRLKMAYLPKQGGHEEEAGEMREEAEGWDESADSGSQRPQQLLPPLPPGWEEKVDNLGRTYYVNHNNRTTQWKRPSNMDVISETESDNQQRQIHQEAHRVFRSRRHISEDLENEHLEPRDIDNSWELITEEDQNDSLSQSLPGPSSILTPHHPPTPVTQDFSEDLNLRLSLTPDTNGEVPGPSSALSQLSNRLRSSSMTDGVSDQAQAPPLTSSQTRRTRAQTVSGGEEPMSPSATAYTLTTPGLPPGWEERKDTKGRTYYVNHNNRTTTWTRPIVQLTEDGASTSAAATSGGASVLVPAPTPSSSSTASNNHLHEPQVRRPRSLSSPTVTLSTPLEGANNIQVRRAVKDTFSNPQSPQPSPYSSPKSQHKTQQSFLPPGWEMRIAPNGRPFFIDHNSRTTTWEDPRLKYPVHMRNKNSMEPGDLGPLPPGWEERVHTDGRTFYIDHNTKNTQWEDPRLQSPAITGPAVPYSREFKQKYDYFRKKLKKPADIPNRFEMKLHRNNIFEESYRRIMSLKRPDVLKARLWIEFESEKGLDYGGVAREWFFLLSKEMFNPYYGLFEYSATDNYTLQINPNSGLCNEDHLSYFKFIGRVAGMAVFHGKLLDGFFIRPFYKMMLGKQISLNDMESVDSEYYNSLKWILENDPTELDLRFCIDEDNFGQTYQVDLKPSGSDMVVTNENKKEYIDLVIQWRFVNRVQKQMNAFLEGFTELILIDLIKIFDENELELLMCGLGDVDVNDWRQHTVYKNGYCPNHPVIQWFWKVVLLMDAEKRIRLLQFVTGTSRVPMNGFAELYGSNGPQLFTIEQWGTPDKLPRAHTCFNRLDLPTYESFEDLREKLLMAVENAQGFEGVD; the protein is encoded by the exons GCTACTTCCAAGAATGGGCTTTTCCATCTCGGACAG ACCAGAGATGATTTCCTGGGGCAGGTCGATGTTCCTCTCAGTCATTTGCCG ACCGAGGATCCTGCAATGGAGCGTCCTTACACGTTTAAAGACTTCCTGTTGCGGCCCAGAAG TCACAAATCCAGGGTGAAGGGCTACCTACGGCTGAAGATGGCCTATCTGCCCAAACAAGGAGGacatgaggaggaggctggagagatgagagaggaggCTGAG GGATGGGATGAGTCTGCAGACTCAGGCTCCCAGCGACCACAGCAACTGCTGCCTCCGTTGCCCCCAGGGTGGGAAGAGAAGGTGGACAATCTGGGACGCACCTATTATGTCAACCACAACAACCGCACTACACAGTGGAAACGGCCTTCAAACAT GGATGTGATTTCAGAGACTGAAAGTGACAATCAACAGCGGCAGATCCACCAGGAAGCTCACCGTGTGTTCCGCTCAAGACGCCATATTAGTGAAGACCTAGAGAATGAGCACCTCGAGCCAAGGGACATAGACAAT TCCTGGGAGCTCATCACAGAAGAGGATCAGAACGACAGCTTGTCCCAGTCTCTGCCCGGCCCTTCTTCCATCTTGACTCCACACCACCCACCGACACCTGTCACCCAGGACTTTTCTGAAGATTTAAATTTGAGGCTGTCGCTCACTCCTGATACCAACGGTGAAGTGCCAGGGCCTAGTTCTGCGCTG agCCAGTTGTCAAACAGACTTCGTTCTTCCAGTATGACTGATGGCGTCAGTGATCAGGCCCAGGCACCCCCTCTTACG AGTTCCCAGACCAGACGAACGAGAGCTCAAACAGTCTCAGGTGGTGAGGAACCTATG TCTCCCTCTGCGACTGCTTACACCTTGACCACACCTGGCCTGCCCCCTggatgggaggagaggaaggacaCCAAGGGACGAACTTATTACGTCAACCATAACAACCGCACCACAACCTGGACTAGGCCAATTGTGCAG CTGACTGAAGATGGAGCCAgcacctcagcagcagcaacatcaggAGGAGCCTCGGTCCTGGTACCTGCACctaccccctcctcctcttccactgcCTCGAACAACCACCTCCATGAGCCCCAAGTTCGACGACCTCGTAGCCTCAGTTCCCCTACTGTCACCCTTTCCACCCCCCTGGAG GGAGCTAATAATATCCAGGTACGGAGGGCTGTGAAGGACACGTTCTCCAACCCCCAGTCTCCCCAGCCGTCCCCCTACAGTTCCCCTAAATCGCAGCACAAGACACAGCAGAGCTTCCTTCCTCCAGGCTGGGAGATGAGGATAGCTCCCAATGGACGGCCTTTCTTCATCGACCACAACAGTAGAACAACCACCTGG GAGGATCCCAGGTTGAAGTATCCAGTCCATATGAGAAATAAGAACTCCATGGAGCCTGGTGATCTTGGCCCTCTTCCT CCTGGATGGGAAGAGAGGGTTCACACAGACGGACGCACCTTCTACATTGACCACA ATACAAAGAACACGCAGTGGGAGGATCCTCGTTTGCAGAGCCCAGCCATCACAGGACCT GCTGTTCCGTACTCCAGAGAGTTCAAGCAGAAATATGACTACTTCAGGAAGAAATTAAAGAAGCCT GCTGACATCCCCAACCGATTTGAGATGAAGCTGCACAGGAACAACATCTTTGAAGAGTCGTACCGTCGGATCATGTCCCTGAAGAGGCCTGATGTTCTGAAGGCACGGCTGTGGATTGAGTTTGAGTCAGAGAAAGGATTGGACTATGGTGGTGTGGCCAGAGAATGGTTCTTCCTCTTATCTAAGGAGATGTTCAATCCTTACTACGGGCTGTTCGAATATTCAGCCAC ggACAACTACACTCTCCAAATCAATCCCAACTCTGGCTTGTGCAATGAGGATCACCTCTCCTATTTCAAGTTCATTGGGCGTGTGGCAGGAATGGCTGTGTTCCATGGAAAACTACTAGATG GTTTTTTCATCCGCCCTTTCTATAAGATGATGCTGGGAAAACAGATCTCTCTCAACGACATGGAGTCTGTG GACAGTGAATATTACAACTCTCTTAAGTGGATCCTGGAGAATGATCCCACTGAGCTGGACCTGAGGTTTTGTATTGATGAGGACAACTTTGGACAG acATACCAGGTGGACCTGAAGCCAAGTGGCTCTGACATGGTTGTcaccaatgaaaacaaaaaggaatacATAGA CCTCGTCATCCAGTGGAGGTTTGTCAATCGGGTCCAGAAGCAGATGAATGCCTTCTTGGAG GGATTCACTGAGCTCATTCTCATCGATCTCATCAAGATCTTTGATGAAAATGAACTGGAG TTGCTCATGTGTGGTCTGGGTGATGTCGACGTTAACGACTGGAGACAACACACTGTTTACAAGAATGGCTACTGTCCCAACCATCCTGTCATACAGTGGTTCTGGAAG GTCGTCCTTCTGATGGATGCTGAAAAGAGAATCCGCCTCCTCCAGTTTGTTACTGGAACGTCACGAGTGCCGATGAATGGCTTTGCTGAGCTTTATG gTTCTAATGGTCCTCAGTTGTTCACAATTGAGCAGTGGGGGACACCAGATAAGTTGCCAAGAGCTCACACATG TTTCAACCGCTTGGATCTGCCAACCTACGAATCATTTGAGGACCTGAGAGAGAAACTCCTCATGGCCGTGGAGAACGCTCAGGGCTTTGAGGGGGTCGACTAA
- the nedd4l gene encoding E3 ubiquitin-protein ligase NEDD4-like isoform X4 has protein sequence MATNFEPIYGLSEDEHETRVLRVKVIAGIDLAKKDIIGASDPYVKLSLYVADENRELALVQTKTIKKTLNPKWNEEFYFRVCPQNHRLLFEVFDENRLATSKNGLFHLGQTRDDFLGQVDVPLSHLPTEDPAMERPYTFKDFLLRPRSHKSRVKGYLRLKMAYLPKQGGHEEEAGEMREEAEGWDESADSGSQRPQQLLPPLPPGWEEKVDNLGRTYYVNHNNRTTQWKRPSNMDVISETESDNQQRQIHQEAHRVFRSRRHISEDLENEHLEPRDIDNSWELITEEDQNDSLSQSLPGPSSILTPHHPPTPVTQDFSEDLNLRLSLTPDTNGEVPGPSSALSQLSNRLRSSSMTDGVSDQAQAPPLTSPSATAYTLTTPGLPPGWEERKDTKGRTYYVNHNNRTTTWTRPIVQLTEDGASTSAAATSGGASVLVPAPTPSSSSTASNNHLHEPQVRRPRSLSSPTVTLSTPLEGANNIQVRRAVKDTFSNPQSPQPSPYSSPKSQHKTQQSFLPPGWEMRIAPNGRPFFIDHNSRTTTWEDPRLKYPVHMRNKNSMEPGDLGPLPPGWEERVHTDGRTFYIDHNTKNTQWEDPRLQSPAITGPAVPYSREFKQKYDYFRKKLKKPADIPNRFEMKLHRNNIFEESYRRIMSLKRPDVLKARLWIEFESEKGLDYGGVAREWFFLLSKEMFNPYYGLFEYSATDNYTLQINPNSGLCNEDHLSYFKFIGRVAGMAVFHGKLLDGFFIRPFYKMMLGKQISLNDMESVDSEYYNSLKWILENDPTELDLRFCIDEDNFGQTYQVDLKPSGSDMVVTNENKKEYIDLVIQWRFVNRVQKQMNAFLEGFTELILIDLIKIFDENELELLMCGLGDVDVNDWRQHTVYKNGYCPNHPVIQWFWKVVLLMDAEKRIRLLQFVTGTSRVPMNGFAELYGSNGPQLFTIEQWGTPDKLPRAHTCFNRLDLPTYESFEDLREKLLMAVENAQGFEGVD, from the exons GCTACTTCCAAGAATGGGCTTTTCCATCTCGGACAG ACCAGAGATGATTTCCTGGGGCAGGTCGATGTTCCTCTCAGTCATTTGCCG ACCGAGGATCCTGCAATGGAGCGTCCTTACACGTTTAAAGACTTCCTGTTGCGGCCCAGAAG TCACAAATCCAGGGTGAAGGGCTACCTACGGCTGAAGATGGCCTATCTGCCCAAACAAGGAGGacatgaggaggaggctggagagatgagagaggaggCTGAG GGATGGGATGAGTCTGCAGACTCAGGCTCCCAGCGACCACAGCAACTGCTGCCTCCGTTGCCCCCAGGGTGGGAAGAGAAGGTGGACAATCTGGGACGCACCTATTATGTCAACCACAACAACCGCACTACACAGTGGAAACGGCCTTCAAACAT GGATGTGATTTCAGAGACTGAAAGTGACAATCAACAGCGGCAGATCCACCAGGAAGCTCACCGTGTGTTCCGCTCAAGACGCCATATTAGTGAAGACCTAGAGAATGAGCACCTCGAGCCAAGGGACATAGACAAT TCCTGGGAGCTCATCACAGAAGAGGATCAGAACGACAGCTTGTCCCAGTCTCTGCCCGGCCCTTCTTCCATCTTGACTCCACACCACCCACCGACACCTGTCACCCAGGACTTTTCTGAAGATTTAAATTTGAGGCTGTCGCTCACTCCTGATACCAACGGTGAAGTGCCAGGGCCTAGTTCTGCGCTG agCCAGTTGTCAAACAGACTTCGTTCTTCCAGTATGACTGATGGCGTCAGTGATCAGGCCCAGGCACCCCCTCTTACG TCTCCCTCTGCGACTGCTTACACCTTGACCACACCTGGCCTGCCCCCTggatgggaggagaggaaggacaCCAAGGGACGAACTTATTACGTCAACCATAACAACCGCACCACAACCTGGACTAGGCCAATTGTGCAG CTGACTGAAGATGGAGCCAgcacctcagcagcagcaacatcaggAGGAGCCTCGGTCCTGGTACCTGCACctaccccctcctcctcttccactgcCTCGAACAACCACCTCCATGAGCCCCAAGTTCGACGACCTCGTAGCCTCAGTTCCCCTACTGTCACCCTTTCCACCCCCCTGGAG GGAGCTAATAATATCCAGGTACGGAGGGCTGTGAAGGACACGTTCTCCAACCCCCAGTCTCCCCAGCCGTCCCCCTACAGTTCCCCTAAATCGCAGCACAAGACACAGCAGAGCTTCCTTCCTCCAGGCTGGGAGATGAGGATAGCTCCCAATGGACGGCCTTTCTTCATCGACCACAACAGTAGAACAACCACCTGG GAGGATCCCAGGTTGAAGTATCCAGTCCATATGAGAAATAAGAACTCCATGGAGCCTGGTGATCTTGGCCCTCTTCCT CCTGGATGGGAAGAGAGGGTTCACACAGACGGACGCACCTTCTACATTGACCACA ATACAAAGAACACGCAGTGGGAGGATCCTCGTTTGCAGAGCCCAGCCATCACAGGACCT GCTGTTCCGTACTCCAGAGAGTTCAAGCAGAAATATGACTACTTCAGGAAGAAATTAAAGAAGCCT GCTGACATCCCCAACCGATTTGAGATGAAGCTGCACAGGAACAACATCTTTGAAGAGTCGTACCGTCGGATCATGTCCCTGAAGAGGCCTGATGTTCTGAAGGCACGGCTGTGGATTGAGTTTGAGTCAGAGAAAGGATTGGACTATGGTGGTGTGGCCAGAGAATGGTTCTTCCTCTTATCTAAGGAGATGTTCAATCCTTACTACGGGCTGTTCGAATATTCAGCCAC ggACAACTACACTCTCCAAATCAATCCCAACTCTGGCTTGTGCAATGAGGATCACCTCTCCTATTTCAAGTTCATTGGGCGTGTGGCAGGAATGGCTGTGTTCCATGGAAAACTACTAGATG GTTTTTTCATCCGCCCTTTCTATAAGATGATGCTGGGAAAACAGATCTCTCTCAACGACATGGAGTCTGTG GACAGTGAATATTACAACTCTCTTAAGTGGATCCTGGAGAATGATCCCACTGAGCTGGACCTGAGGTTTTGTATTGATGAGGACAACTTTGGACAG acATACCAGGTGGACCTGAAGCCAAGTGGCTCTGACATGGTTGTcaccaatgaaaacaaaaaggaatacATAGA CCTCGTCATCCAGTGGAGGTTTGTCAATCGGGTCCAGAAGCAGATGAATGCCTTCTTGGAG GGATTCACTGAGCTCATTCTCATCGATCTCATCAAGATCTTTGATGAAAATGAACTGGAG TTGCTCATGTGTGGTCTGGGTGATGTCGACGTTAACGACTGGAGACAACACACTGTTTACAAGAATGGCTACTGTCCCAACCATCCTGTCATACAGTGGTTCTGGAAG GTCGTCCTTCTGATGGATGCTGAAAAGAGAATCCGCCTCCTCCAGTTTGTTACTGGAACGTCACGAGTGCCGATGAATGGCTTTGCTGAGCTTTATG gTTCTAATGGTCCTCAGTTGTTCACAATTGAGCAGTGGGGGACACCAGATAAGTTGCCAAGAGCTCACACATG TTTCAACCGCTTGGATCTGCCAACCTACGAATCATTTGAGGACCTGAGAGAGAAACTCCTCATGGCCGTGGAGAACGCTCAGGGCTTTGAGGGGGTCGACTAA